One stretch of Gemmatimonadaceae bacterium DNA includes these proteins:
- a CDS encoding MBL fold metallo-hydrolase → MILRRLYDDELAQAGYLLGCEATHEAVVVDPNLDIQRYIDAAQDEGLAITHVTETHIHADFVSGVRALAAATGARLLVSAEGGPDWQYRVPDGATLVHDNDEIHVGAIHLTALHTPGHTPEHLSFLVTDTAVSDQPVGMLSGDFIFVGDVGRPDLLERAAHVAGTMDTSARQLFASLRRTASLPDHLQLWPGHGAGSACGKALGAMPQSTLGYERLVNAALRQTDETAFVREILAAQPEPPRYFARMKRVNRDGAPAAPTGDLTRRLDAGEVDAAIRGGVLVIDTRPSAAFCTGFVPGAICVPKSKSFSGYFGTVAPEEAPVVVLVDNASDVSPLVQRLRLIGFDRVAGWAVAAEVLAARRRSGSPVATLDRADLAEVRRRLAGRRPPRLVDVRGAGEREAGVIPGSIGVALGDLADWAAAASREDPVIVQCHAGSRAVIGASVLVGRGFANVTPMTGGYDAWTAAGLPVLTPAPS, encoded by the coding sequence ATGATTCTTCGACGCCTGTACGACGACGAATTGGCGCAGGCCGGCTATCTGCTCGGCTGCGAGGCCACGCACGAAGCCGTTGTCGTGGATCCCAATCTGGACATCCAGCGATACATCGACGCCGCGCAAGACGAGGGTCTCGCCATCACGCACGTGACGGAAACCCACATCCACGCCGACTTCGTGTCGGGGGTGCGGGCGTTGGCGGCCGCCACGGGTGCCCGCCTGCTGGTGTCGGCGGAGGGGGGACCGGATTGGCAGTACCGGGTGCCTGACGGTGCGACGCTTGTTCACGACAACGACGAGATCCACGTCGGCGCGATCCACCTCACCGCGCTGCACACCCCCGGACACACCCCGGAACATCTGTCCTTTCTCGTCACCGACACGGCGGTGTCCGATCAGCCGGTCGGCATGTTGAGCGGCGATTTCATTTTCGTGGGCGACGTGGGGCGCCCCGACCTGCTCGAGCGCGCGGCGCACGTGGCCGGCACGATGGACACCTCGGCGCGGCAGCTGTTCGCGTCGCTGCGCCGCACCGCGTCGCTCCCCGACCATCTGCAACTGTGGCCCGGGCACGGCGCGGGATCGGCCTGCGGCAAGGCGCTGGGCGCGATGCCTCAGTCCACGCTGGGTTACGAGCGGCTGGTCAACGCGGCGCTGCGCCAGACCGACGAGACGGCATTCGTGCGCGAGATCCTCGCCGCGCAGCCCGAGCCGCCGCGTTACTTCGCCCGCATGAAGCGCGTGAACCGCGACGGTGCGCCTGCGGCGCCGACCGGGGACCTGACGCGGCGCCTCGACGCCGGCGAGGTGGACGCGGCCATCCGCGGCGGCGTCCTGGTGATCGACACCCGACCGTCGGCCGCGTTCTGCACGGGGTTCGTGCCCGGCGCGATCTGTGTACCAAAGTCGAAATCGTTCAGCGGCTATTTCGGCACCGTGGCCCCCGAGGAAGCGCCGGTGGTGGTGCTGGTCGACAACGCCAGCGACGTGTCGCCCCTCGTCCAGCGGCTGCGGCTCATCGGCTTTGACCGCGTGGCGGGATGGGCGGTGGCGGCGGAGGTGCTCGCGGCGCGGCGCCGATCGGGGTCTCCGGTGGCCACCCTCGACCGGGCCGACCTGGCCGAGGTGCGGCGGCGGTTGGCGGGAAGGCGGCCTCCGCGTCTCGTGGACGTGCGTGGCGCCGGCGAGCGCGAGGCGGGCGTGATCCCCGGGTCGATCGGCGTGGCACTGGGCGACCTGGCCGACTGGGCTGCCGCGGCCTCGCGGGAGGACCCGGTGATCGTGCAGTGCCACGCCGGCAGCCGGGCCGTGATTGGCGCCAGCGTGCTCGTTGGGCGAGGTTTTGCGAACGTGACCCCGATGACCGGAGGGTACGACGCCTGGACGGCGGCCGGGCTCCCGGTGCTCACCCCTGCGCCTTCCTGA